From Scomber scombrus chromosome 21, fScoSco1.1, whole genome shotgun sequence, one genomic window encodes:
- the tdrkh gene encoding tudor and KH domain-containing protein isoform X2, giving the protein MDAVKEGQKSSLSSGKMVALAAGLSVGATVGYIVYRHMSSTYNTGEGPEVELSKMSLPVEVYRNISRYQATFLDMVTQKSGAHVRVLSDSGEPGCKTAVCFVLQGSKEQVLLARCILENLVTDCQPMTEALEVPQTAFGRIIGRGGENLKLITRTTGVKVACSKEKTQGPGAKGSVTITGTRQEVKQAKELILEKVREDMMVRTKISQSSALRQKRGQTAANQRADSTETEAPLGLNNNGPYSQAEKRGVVHANGTTGEPERIFDKVEELKITNTDSKEEEEEESLSTDSLSEVSKFEIPSPDLSFQPDEHLEVYVSASENPNHFWIQILGVRSLQLDKLIEEMNRFYNSGSPTDQRVETIVVGDIVAAPYREHDSWNRARVLGVLASGLVDLYYVDFGDNGELPKESLRRMRSDFLSLPFQAIECNLAGVRPKGEVWTEAALDEFEQLTHCACWRPLQAKLCSYSHSDISSWPSVKLYDNSEGKTVDIGEELIRLDHAVSFQELVNGKSEGNNLGCLQRMLDDVIGASSELSLSCISLSEAASISGSVDDVLEDDLL; this is encoded by the exons ATGGACGCCGTGAAGGAGGGTCAAAAGAGCTCCCTGAGCTCGGGGAAAATGGTGGCCCTGGCTGCGGGGCTCTCTGTGGGGGCCACGGTGGGCTACATTGTGTACCGCCACATGAGCAGCACCTACAACA CAGGTGAGGGCCCCGAGGTTGAGTTATCCAAGATGTCACTTCCTGTAGAGGTGTACAGGAACATATCCAGATATCAAGCCACGTTTCTGGACATG GTGACCCAGAAGTCTGGAGCTCATGTCCGGGTTTTATCAGATTCGGGGGAACCAGGATGTAAGACGGCCGTGTGTTTCGTGCTGCAGGGCTCTAAGGAGCAAGTCCTGCTGGCTCGCTGCATCCTGGAGAACCTGGTCACAGACTGCCAACCCATGACTGAGGCTTTGGAGGTCCCTCAGACTGCGTTTGGACGTATTATAG GGCGTGGTGGAGAGAATTTGAAACTAATCACCAGGACCACAGGGGTCAAAGTGGCTTGTTCCAAAGAGAAGACACAGGGTCCTGGTGCAAAGGGCAGCGTCACAATCACAGGgaccagacaggaagtgaaacagGCCAAG GAGCTGATTCTAGAAAAAGTCAGAGAGGACATGATGGTGAGGACAAAGATCTCGCAGTCTTCTGCCCTGCGTCAGAAACGTGGACAGACAGCAGCGAATCAGAGAGCAGacagcacagagacagaagCACCGCTGGGCCTGAATAACAACGGCCCCTACAGCCAGGCAGAGAAGAGGGGGGTGGTCCACGCCAACGGAACCACTGGAGAACCAGAACGTATTTTTGATAAGGTGGAGGAGCTTAAAATAACCAACACAGACagcaaagaagaagaggaggaggagagtctGTCTACAGACTCACTCTCTGAAGTCTCCAAGTTTGAAA TTCCCAGTCCTGACCTGAGCTTCCAGCCTGACGAACATCTTGAAGTTTATGTTTCTGCATCAGAGAACCCAAACCACTTCTGGATCCAGATCCTAGGGGTCCGCTCCCTCCAGCTGGACAAACTGATAGAAGAGATGAACCGGTTCTACAACAGCGGCAGCCCCACT GATCAGAGAGTTGAGACCATCGTGGTGGGGGACATCGTGGCAGCTCCATACCGAGAGCACGACTCATGGAACAGGGCGAGGGTGCTGGGAGTCCTGGCCTCTGGACTGGTGGATCTTTACTATGTTGACTTTGGGGACAATGGGGAGCTTCCCAAAGAGAGCCTCCGCCGTATGAG GAGTGACTTCCTCAGTTTACCATTCCAGGCTATTGAGTGCAACTTAGCAGGAGTGAGACCAAAAG GAGAAGTGTGGACTGAGGCAGCCCTGGACGAGTTTGAGCAGCTGACACACTGCGCCTGCTGGAGACCCCTACAGGCCAAACTGTGCAGCTACTCTCACTCTGACATTTCCTCCTGGCCCAGTGTCAAGCTCTATGACAACAGCGAGGGCAAG ACTGTAGATATCGGTGAGGAGCTCATCAGGCTGGACCATGCTGTCAGCTTCCAGGAATTGGTGAACGGCAAGAGTGAGGGGAACAATCTCGGCTGCCTGCAGAGGATGCTG GATGATGTGATAGGAGCCTCCTCAGAGCTGAGTCTGTCCTGTATCAGCTTATCAG AAGCTGCCTCGATCTCAGGAAGTGTCGATGACGTCTTAGAGGACGACCTGCTCTGA
- the tdrkh gene encoding tudor and KH domain-containing protein isoform X1: MFVFRWSIPLGAQRFMDAVKEGQKSSLSSGKMVALAAGLSVGATVGYIVYRHMSSTYNSEGPEVELSKMSLPVEVYRNISRYQATFLDMVTQKSGAHVRVLSDSGEPGCKTAVCFVLQGSKEQVLLARCILENLVTDCQPMTEALEVPQTAFGRIIGRGGENLKLITRTTGVKVACSKEKTQGPGAKGSVTITGTRQEVKQAKELILEKVREDMMVRTKISQSSALRQKRGQTAANQRADSTETEAPLGLNNNGPYSQAEKRGVVHANGTTGEPERIFDKVEELKITNTDSKEEEEEESLSTDSLSEVSKFEIPSPDLSFQPDEHLEVYVSASENPNHFWIQILGVRSLQLDKLIEEMNRFYNSGSPTDQRVETIVVGDIVAAPYREHDSWNRARVLGVLASGLVDLYYVDFGDNGELPKESLRRMRSDFLSLPFQAIECNLAGVRPKGEVWTEAALDEFEQLTHCACWRPLQAKLCSYSHSDISSWPSVKLYDNSEGKTVDIGEELIRLDHAVSFQELVNGKSEGNNLGCLQRMLDDVIGASSELSLSCISLSEAASISGSVDDVLEDDLL, encoded by the exons atgtttgtgttcagGTGGAGCATCCCGCTGGGTGCGCAGCGCTTCATGGACGCCGTGAAGGAGGGTCAAAAGAGCTCCCTGAGCTCGGGGAAAATGGTGGCCCTGGCTGCGGGGCTCTCTGTGGGGGCCACGGTGGGCTACATTGTGTACCGCCACATGAGCAGCACCTACAACA GTGAGGGCCCCGAGGTTGAGTTATCCAAGATGTCACTTCCTGTAGAGGTGTACAGGAACATATCCAGATATCAAGCCACGTTTCTGGACATG GTGACCCAGAAGTCTGGAGCTCATGTCCGGGTTTTATCAGATTCGGGGGAACCAGGATGTAAGACGGCCGTGTGTTTCGTGCTGCAGGGCTCTAAGGAGCAAGTCCTGCTGGCTCGCTGCATCCTGGAGAACCTGGTCACAGACTGCCAACCCATGACTGAGGCTTTGGAGGTCCCTCAGACTGCGTTTGGACGTATTATAG GGCGTGGTGGAGAGAATTTGAAACTAATCACCAGGACCACAGGGGTCAAAGTGGCTTGTTCCAAAGAGAAGACACAGGGTCCTGGTGCAAAGGGCAGCGTCACAATCACAGGgaccagacaggaagtgaaacagGCCAAG GAGCTGATTCTAGAAAAAGTCAGAGAGGACATGATGGTGAGGACAAAGATCTCGCAGTCTTCTGCCCTGCGTCAGAAACGTGGACAGACAGCAGCGAATCAGAGAGCAGacagcacagagacagaagCACCGCTGGGCCTGAATAACAACGGCCCCTACAGCCAGGCAGAGAAGAGGGGGGTGGTCCACGCCAACGGAACCACTGGAGAACCAGAACGTATTTTTGATAAGGTGGAGGAGCTTAAAATAACCAACACAGACagcaaagaagaagaggaggaggagagtctGTCTACAGACTCACTCTCTGAAGTCTCCAAGTTTGAAA TTCCCAGTCCTGACCTGAGCTTCCAGCCTGACGAACATCTTGAAGTTTATGTTTCTGCATCAGAGAACCCAAACCACTTCTGGATCCAGATCCTAGGGGTCCGCTCCCTCCAGCTGGACAAACTGATAGAAGAGATGAACCGGTTCTACAACAGCGGCAGCCCCACT GATCAGAGAGTTGAGACCATCGTGGTGGGGGACATCGTGGCAGCTCCATACCGAGAGCACGACTCATGGAACAGGGCGAGGGTGCTGGGAGTCCTGGCCTCTGGACTGGTGGATCTTTACTATGTTGACTTTGGGGACAATGGGGAGCTTCCCAAAGAGAGCCTCCGCCGTATGAG GAGTGACTTCCTCAGTTTACCATTCCAGGCTATTGAGTGCAACTTAGCAGGAGTGAGACCAAAAG GAGAAGTGTGGACTGAGGCAGCCCTGGACGAGTTTGAGCAGCTGACACACTGCGCCTGCTGGAGACCCCTACAGGCCAAACTGTGCAGCTACTCTCACTCTGACATTTCCTCCTGGCCCAGTGTCAAGCTCTATGACAACAGCGAGGGCAAG ACTGTAGATATCGGTGAGGAGCTCATCAGGCTGGACCATGCTGTCAGCTTCCAGGAATTGGTGAACGGCAAGAGTGAGGGGAACAATCTCGGCTGCCTGCAGAGGATGCTG GATGATGTGATAGGAGCCTCCTCAGAGCTGAGTCTGTCCTGTATCAGCTTATCAG AAGCTGCCTCGATCTCAGGAAGTGTCGATGACGTCTTAGAGGACGACCTGCTCTGA
- the tdrkh gene encoding tudor and KH domain-containing protein isoform X3 encodes MDVGVSKSHVFLNYSPRALFSQWSIPLGAQRFMDAVKEGQKSSLSSGKMVALAAGLSVGATVGYIVYRHMSSTYNTGEGPEVELSKMSLPVEVYRNISRYQATFLDMVTQKSGAHVRVLSDSGEPGCKTAVCFVLQGSKEQVLLARCILENLVTDCQPMTEALEVPQTAFGRIIGRGGENLKLITRTTGVKVACSKEKTQGPGAKGSVTITGTRQEVKQAKELILEKVREDMMVRTKISQSSALRQKRGQTAANQRADSTETEAPLGLNNNGPYSQAEKRGVVHANGTTGEPERIFDKVEELKITNTDSKEEEEEESLSTDSLSEVSKFEIPSPDLSFQPDEHLEVYVSASENPNHFWIQILGVRSLQLDKLIEEMNRFYNSGSPTDQRVETIVVGDIVAAPYREHDSWNRARVLGVLASGLVDLYYVDFGDNGELPKESLRRMRSDFLSLPFQAIECNLAGVRPKGEVWTEAALDEFEQLTHCACWRPLQAKLCSYSHSDISSWPSVKLYDNSEGKTVDIGEELIRLDHAVSFQELVNGKSEGNNLGCLQRMLDDVIGASSELSLSCISLSEAASISGSVDDVLEDDLL; translated from the exons ATGGACGTTGGAGTGTCCAAGTCCCATGTGTTTCTCAACTACAGCCCCAGAGCCCTCTTCTCCCA GTGGAGCATCCCGCTGGGTGCGCAGCGCTTCATGGACGCCGTGAAGGAGGGTCAAAAGAGCTCCCTGAGCTCGGGGAAAATGGTGGCCCTGGCTGCGGGGCTCTCTGTGGGGGCCACGGTGGGCTACATTGTGTACCGCCACATGAGCAGCACCTACAACA CAGGTGAGGGCCCCGAGGTTGAGTTATCCAAGATGTCACTTCCTGTAGAGGTGTACAGGAACATATCCAGATATCAAGCCACGTTTCTGGACATG GTGACCCAGAAGTCTGGAGCTCATGTCCGGGTTTTATCAGATTCGGGGGAACCAGGATGTAAGACGGCCGTGTGTTTCGTGCTGCAGGGCTCTAAGGAGCAAGTCCTGCTGGCTCGCTGCATCCTGGAGAACCTGGTCACAGACTGCCAACCCATGACTGAGGCTTTGGAGGTCCCTCAGACTGCGTTTGGACGTATTATAG GGCGTGGTGGAGAGAATTTGAAACTAATCACCAGGACCACAGGGGTCAAAGTGGCTTGTTCCAAAGAGAAGACACAGGGTCCTGGTGCAAAGGGCAGCGTCACAATCACAGGgaccagacaggaagtgaaacagGCCAAG GAGCTGATTCTAGAAAAAGTCAGAGAGGACATGATGGTGAGGACAAAGATCTCGCAGTCTTCTGCCCTGCGTCAGAAACGTGGACAGACAGCAGCGAATCAGAGAGCAGacagcacagagacagaagCACCGCTGGGCCTGAATAACAACGGCCCCTACAGCCAGGCAGAGAAGAGGGGGGTGGTCCACGCCAACGGAACCACTGGAGAACCAGAACGTATTTTTGATAAGGTGGAGGAGCTTAAAATAACCAACACAGACagcaaagaagaagaggaggaggagagtctGTCTACAGACTCACTCTCTGAAGTCTCCAAGTTTGAAA TTCCCAGTCCTGACCTGAGCTTCCAGCCTGACGAACATCTTGAAGTTTATGTTTCTGCATCAGAGAACCCAAACCACTTCTGGATCCAGATCCTAGGGGTCCGCTCCCTCCAGCTGGACAAACTGATAGAAGAGATGAACCGGTTCTACAACAGCGGCAGCCCCACT GATCAGAGAGTTGAGACCATCGTGGTGGGGGACATCGTGGCAGCTCCATACCGAGAGCACGACTCATGGAACAGGGCGAGGGTGCTGGGAGTCCTGGCCTCTGGACTGGTGGATCTTTACTATGTTGACTTTGGGGACAATGGGGAGCTTCCCAAAGAGAGCCTCCGCCGTATGAG GAGTGACTTCCTCAGTTTACCATTCCAGGCTATTGAGTGCAACTTAGCAGGAGTGAGACCAAAAG GAGAAGTGTGGACTGAGGCAGCCCTGGACGAGTTTGAGCAGCTGACACACTGCGCCTGCTGGAGACCCCTACAGGCCAAACTGTGCAGCTACTCTCACTCTGACATTTCCTCCTGGCCCAGTGTCAAGCTCTATGACAACAGCGAGGGCAAG ACTGTAGATATCGGTGAGGAGCTCATCAGGCTGGACCATGCTGTCAGCTTCCAGGAATTGGTGAACGGCAAGAGTGAGGGGAACAATCTCGGCTGCCTGCAGAGGATGCTG GATGATGTGATAGGAGCCTCCTCAGAGCTGAGTCTGTCCTGTATCAGCTTATCAG AAGCTGCCTCGATCTCAGGAAGTGTCGATGACGTCTTAGAGGACGACCTGCTCTGA